TTTTGCAGTACAGTATGCAATAAGGCCATACAGCACCATAAACCCTATATTGTCATCTAGCTGGCAAAGGAAAGGACAAGCACAGAAAGTGAGGGTATTTCAGCCTCAGAACTTAGTGAATACCTCAAATTCATTTTCCCACTGTTTCTGTACAAGGGCCAGCAAACACCTTCTGGTGGCAAGGGCTTGAACCCCCAAACACTGCCAGTAGCATTGATATTGTACCCCACATCTTCGCTTCTCAGCCTGCCTGACAGCAAATGTGTAGAGGGCTCAGCCCAGACGCAGCAGCAGATGATCTACATGACATAGAGGCCCAGTAAACAGATAGTTGTTAATaaaggaaaggaaggcaaaGGGAGATGGCATCTCAGCCTTAACAGCAGTGAGCTGATTCTGGCCAGCCTGTTGTAACACTTGGCTTCTGTAGAAGAGGATGGTGCATGACTTCTATCACAGAGCAACAGCACATTCTCTTAATGACTGGATGTCGCCATCACAAAATTACTCCTGATACttccccctttccttttttcattcctATAATCAGTGCACAGCTGGCAATTTCAGCTCTTGATTCCTATACTGAGTATATATTGAGTAACTCATCCCTCCCTGTATTTTATCCTTATCACAGAATAAtgcagaatcaaagaatcatcataactggaaaagatctctaagatcacctagtccagctGTCCACATCGGAGGATGGGTAGGGAGTGTGAACAACACAATCCACccaaacagtaacaaaaaaaacccaacaaaaacccacaaccaaagaccccacaaaaccaacaacacatGCCACATCTACCTCCGGGCTatacacctccagggatggtgactccacccgTTCCAGTGCCTGAGCACTCtgttggtaaagaaattctttctaatgtGCAGTCAAAACCTCCCCcagtgcaacttgaggccatttcctctactCCTACAgttattcacttgagagaagaggccagtGCTTCCCTCACTACGACCTCCattcaggtggttgtagagagcaatgaggtaTGCCTTCAGCCTCCTCGTCTCCAAATTAAACAatctcagttccctcagcctctcctcacaggccTGGTTCTCTAGGTCCCTCACCAGATTGGTTGCTTTTCTTATCATCTTCAGGTTTTGTGTTTACTGTACTATATTTATTGTTTGCCATTCCCACTGTCTTTGATTAGCCAAGTTTTGCATGCAAAAATAGGTCTAAGTCAAATGTAGCATTCACAAACTGTTTATCCCCAGCTTTTTATTGGTTTCCCCAAACTCCCTGAATCATTCTGGTAAAGTGAAAACAGAGGCTTCTACAAAAGGGGGTAGATGGTCCTCTGAGCAGAGCTTGACCGGCAGACTAAGTTGAATACTTTTCAGCttatattttaatatcaaaGTGTCTTCTACAAGAGTTATCTGAGTGACAGACCTATCTTTTCTCCATAAACATGAGGGGGAAAGTGGGTGATTTGCACAAGAACACAGAGAGGcacttcctttcccttttattttataacttgatttttatttaaatacctcCAAAGCATTATGTTAATgtacattttcttctggttcatgaataaaaagtatttctaagTCTCAAATAAGATCCCTGTGCAGTTCGGGTTTGTAATTATATTTTGAGTCTCATTTTCACATGTTCAGTTCCTGAGCCAAATGGTACTgacttttcatttcaaatgatGTTACACAGAATGGTAACACATACTTGTACCTTTCagttaaacagtatttttaatggatgttgctgtgtttatttttcagcatatttCCATGAGATTACAGATGGCATGTTTTAGTTGAGTTAACAGTGTCCATAAGGTTTCTTAGTGCGAAATccattgtgtatttttaaaaagttactgcataaaaaaatagtttacaACAGAAATTCTAGGTTATTTCATCATCTATAATGCATTAAAAGCATAAATTCATGCATATGTCAGAGAACACGATATTTACAAATCTGTACAGTTCTGTCCTTCTTTATTTACTGTGGTTCCTGCCAGGCAATTAGATTCAACTCTTAGCACTCTGAGGTTAAATTCTCCAAGATAACGTGCAGCCATTATccaaaaatgctttgttttccttaccAGCATGGAGATTGATGGCTGTATGCATGACCAATATGATTCTGCACTCCATTTCATAAAGTCTGCCTTCCATGGAGTTAGTGATAGCTATCACTGTGACTCAAGGCAGAACATGAAACTGGGTGGACTCCACCCTATCACCTTTTTTTAATCCAGGATTTTCATGTGCTGAACAACTGGTGCATTTTGGCTAAGGCTGTACAATAGAATGGCACATGAATTAATTTCTGACCAGCAGATTACTCACAGTTGCCAGCCTTCCTCCTGTTCATTCAGAAAGGTACTCAACACACCATAACTATGTTAAGGGATTCTAGAAAAcaacttctctctctctctgttttcaaaacagcttgAAATGGAACATGCAGTTTGAACAGCCTCTGTGTTTTTACAACTGACAGCCTGTCAAGCCAAGTGTTTGGATTTTATCAACTGGATGCAGTTTCTGTCTTTCccaggtttgctttgtttttaaaaccacaATGAGCAGCATTCAAAATATATACCCATCTCCCACACCGAATGCCCACCCCAGACACTCTCCAACTGATGAAAGAGCAAAATGGTGAAAATCAGTCCTTCTACAAAGTTCATATGGCAGAAGTATTACACATGGCTTCAGCTGCCAGAGGTACTAATAACTGTGAGTCAAAATTCAGTATCTTGGTCAGTTGGTGTCACGTTCAGAAAAGCAACTGACTTTCAGATAGGGTTCCCCTGGCAAGTGCTTCATCACTGTTTGGCTCTGTAATAAGAGGCTATTCCTCATTAATACCTGGGATCGGAGGTGCTCTGACTCCTCTCCTGCTGATACTCAAGGAAGAATGCCACTTACAGTATTATCTGAATTCCAGGGAGACACTGTGATTTCTGTAGAAAGATTAGTATAAGAATGGCAGTTCTTCAATAAGGCTAAAAGAAAACTTTCCAGAAAATAGCGTAATGATCCAACATCTGTGGCTTGTTAAATTCACAATGTTGAAGAAAAGTACCTTAGTAATCATTGCAATACTATCCATTAAAGTATGGCAGCacatagtttttctttttaagacatATCAGGTAATAATTTGTTACGGTGGTTTATCCTGACCATCTTGGACAGATTCTAAAATAGGAACAAACACCAAATGTGTGGTTGCTCCAAAAATATCCATCttcactcctttttttccctcttcgACTGAGAATAGACCAAGAAGGCCTGACCAGCCCTACCATTACATTATAACCAGGtaacacagaaattaatcaattaatttattattaataggagaaaaatgtaaaagcGGAACAAATTGTAGATGTACTACCAAGCACGCTGTGTCCTGCTGGTGTCTCCAAAAGACTTGTGATAAAAACATACAGATTCTTCAGCTCTGAAACGTCAAATTTGCTAAACTGTGATTTCAAAATGATGaaatcttttctgtcttctacGTTCTTTTATCATTCTTTTTTACATCTGCTTTCTGCACTGCTGGATTTTGGCATCCATGAGTCATGTGATCCTTCTAGCGtcaatatgtttttcttctgatttctagCATCTCTGACAAAAGACCCTTGGTTAGACCTTCTGCATTTCAATGTGCTGGTGATGGTAGTGGTGGTAGCAATGATGTCTGGGTTGACACCTTCCATTTAGTTTATAGACAGAATTTTTCTGCTGCCGTCTTTTGAAAAAccacacagccaggacagctgcaACTAGTAACAAGCAGAGAAGAATCACAATTACTGCTATGATAGCACCTTTGCTGGACTTAGAACAATCTTCTCCCTCACATGGCTCAGAAGTGGGgacaggctcttctcccaggccaTGGGTGAGATTTTCTTGCTCGGGTAATTCCTGGGACGATGTGTCAGTAATGATATCTGGAGCTGGTGCAGTGGTTGCTACTTGTGCTGGGTAGCcagttgtttcttttgcttctgcATGTGGAGTGTGATCGGAGGGACTGACCATCAGAGAGGTTTCTGACATGGATGTTTTTAAGCTGGTTATGTCAAACAGCATTGTTGAAGTGGGCTCCTGAGTCATAGTTTCTGGAGATGCCGTTGGGTGGTCCCATGCGGCATCATCATAACTTCTGCTCACATTCAAGTTCTCCAGACCACTCACTGATGTAAGTGGTACTGGTGTCTCTTTGGCCCCTTCATCATCTATCCGTGTTGTTGCTGCCACAATCTGTGTTAAACCTTCCTCTGGAGCTGGGCTACCATTGCCTGATTTTCCTACTTCAACATGATTTGGTTGGTCTGTTGTGAGAACAATATCATCTTCTGTTCCCATTGATCCATCAACTTTATCCCCCTCCTCTTCATCATCCTCTACCACTTCCTGTGTTACTGGATAGCCATCTAACCATGACTCGTCAGTAATGGCCACTGCATCTATCTCTGCCTTTGTATCATTAGTTGTGAGAAAGGGTCCAATGGGAAAATCCTCACTGTCATAAAACATTTTGGCACCAGGTTCATCATAGGCCGTCTTCCCTCCGATGTGGTTATCACCTTcagaaaaatgtgctttagTGGAATCATctgtctgtttctctgtttcagGCTCACTGAAAGCCTCTGATGGAAACCAGAACAAGTTTTTTTGGCTTAGGAGTGACACAGGGGACTCAGTTGGTGCCCTGCTTCCTTTTTCAGAAGTGTGTGTGTCCTGAGTAACAGCTTTGATAATTCCAGTTCTGCCTTCCTCTGAAACTTTAGTAAGGGAAAGCTGTTCTTGCCCATGCTCAGTTTCCTCTTTGCCATTGACATGTTCATTCTCAGCAATAGGTATTGATCTGTCATCAGGAAAGTTATCTTCGTAGTCAATGTGAGCCTCAGTTTCATCtacaaaagtaaaaagaaaaacagcaacactCAGAAGTCAACATTTAATTTCTCCAGAAAAGCATTGGGCTTATTTGTTACAACAAGCCAAGAAGAAAGGTGTCATGAGGAGTGACTTTTAGACAATATTTTTCATTCGGTGTTATTGTTTATCTGAAAAGGGGAAGGCCCACCCCATTGTCAATACCAAGTTTAAAACAAGAAATCAGAATAGGTGTCATTGCTAACTGCTAATAGCTCATCTTTCCTGACtgaaaaatgtatataaataacTTACTCTCTGTGGTTCAATTGTGCATTGTTATCACAAACCTTCACTTTCCCTAATATGATTCTTTTTACCAGACTTGAAATTTTTCATCATACTCAAACAAGTAATGAATGTGGAGAGGAATGTATAgcaaaaaataatcatttacTAAGTGgactgtaaaaaataataaaaatctacaAGTTTTCCAGCAATTTCGTCACTTTTGAGTCAGCGGATTTTAGAGGATTATGTTCAGTACCTTCTGTTCAATTTTTATCTTTACACAGTGCTTTTCATTAGTGACTTTAGTGTTGCAATGATACAACACCTGGGATCAGGTGAGCTGAATGGTGTTACTCACTCCATGagagctgccagagctgcccaAGGGAGACCATCCCCCACCAAAGCTGACACTGAGTTCTGCTTATCTTCATCTGAAGAAAGCAAGACGCATCCATGACTGCAAGGATAGAAACCTCTGTCTCCAGTGTTTAAAGCCTAACACCTAGGTAATCAACCCTGGGGCTTCCAGTTTTAAGAAACTAAATATTAtcaaaaagagaagggaaaaaaaagagaaaactggcaaaaaatAACTGAGTGCAACAGAGGGGCTGATTCATCAAAAAGTTTG
This Apus apus isolate bApuApu2 chromosome 2, bApuApu2.pri.cur, whole genome shotgun sequence DNA region includes the following protein-coding sequences:
- the SUSD5 gene encoding sushi domain-containing protein 5 — encoded protein: MASASQRLPLTFLQGVGSVFFILRIISVQADGKVFALESKNNSQVLDLAEAEKACVDLSARLATAEELKRAVLDCSFAGCTTGWLAGGSTGTIICRKTGSKQQSVKAIDVKIETKPFMNDQYDAFCVKDEDKPCGDPPSFPHTILHGHTGFEMGDELLYVCAQGYVMGNKETAFTLLCDSCGEWYGQVQACVKDETEAHIDYEDNFPDDRSIPIAENEHVNGKEETEHGQEQLSLTKVSEEGRTGIIKAVTQDTHTSEKGSRAPTESPVSLLSQKNLFWFPSEAFSEPETEKQTDDSTKAHFSEGDNHIGGKTAYDEPGAKMFYDSEDFPIGPFLTTNDTKAEIDAVAITDESWLDGYPVTQEVVEDDEEEGDKVDGSMGTEDDIVLTTDQPNHVEVGKSGNGSPAPEEGLTQIVAATTRIDDEGAKETPVPLTSVSGLENLNVSRSYDDAAWDHPTASPETMTQEPTSTMLFDITSLKTSMSETSLMVSPSDHTPHAEAKETTGYPAQVATTAPAPDIITDTSSQELPEQENLTHGLGEEPVPTSEPCEGEDCSKSSKGAIIAVIVILLCLLLVAAVLAVWFFKRRQQKNSVYKLNGRCQPRHHCYHHYHHQHIEMQKV